One genomic region from Rhizobium sp. CC-YZS058 encodes:
- the traD gene encoding type IV conjugative transfer system coupling protein TraD, with protein MSRNATSDARKKDTRDKIELGGLIVKAGLRFEKRALLLGALIDLQRRLKSDGHERSRLTAIGAEAFGNEGE; from the coding sequence ATGAGCAGGAACGCAACGTCCGACGCCCGGAAGAAGGACACGCGCGACAAGATCGAGCTCGGTGGCCTCATCGTCAAAGCTGGTCTCCGGTTCGAGAAGCGGGCGCTTCTGCTCGGCGCATTGATAGACCTGCAGCGCCGGCTGAAGTCCGACGGCCATGAGCGATCACGATTGACGGCGATCGGGGCGGAGGCTTTCGGCAATGAAGGCGAATAA